From a single Collibacillus ludicampi genomic region:
- a CDS encoding ferredoxin, with amino-acid sequence MMRVTIHDTCIACRRCYVYYPEVFIRDRNGYAHPKREEVADEWAEMALDAAETCPVGAIDCEE; translated from the coding sequence ATGATGAGAGTCACGATTCATGATACATGCATCGCCTGCCGCCGTTGTTATGTGTACTATCCGGAGGTGTTTATCCGTGACCGGAATGGATACGCACACCCAAAGCGGGAAGAAGTGGCGGACGAATGGGCGGAAATGGCTTTGGATGCGGCTGAAACTTGTCCTGTAGGGGCGATCGACTGTGAAGAATAA
- a CDS encoding sodium:proton antiporter, which translates to MEINSLILFVFILGLRHGLDADHLACIDGLTRYNWRMKSPFARWVGTLFSLGHGLVVTGVAVILGMFSKNFTFPAYFDTLTTWVSVISLFLIGTVNIYNLLRMRPTEDFSIRGIKGRFLPRFVQETTRPFMIVLIGAMFAMAADTVSQTAVWTLAAGNSGGHMSFFLGLTFMLGMMLVDTIDSFIAFRMLNQSKKISQTVSKALGWAIVVLAYGVSFYEALTFFYPEAELDFEIVGIIIFSLLVMAFVWMSYLERKGEGTCT; encoded by the coding sequence ATGGAAATCAATTCGCTTATTCTTTTCGTGTTTATCTTGGGTCTTCGCCATGGTTTGGATGCAGACCATCTCGCCTGTATCGACGGACTTACCCGTTATAATTGGCGCATGAAAAGTCCGTTTGCCCGTTGGGTGGGCACGCTTTTCTCATTAGGACACGGACTCGTAGTCACTGGCGTGGCAGTTATTCTTGGAATGTTCAGTAAAAACTTTACATTTCCCGCGTATTTTGATACGCTTACAACATGGGTGTCTGTAATCTCCCTTTTCCTGATAGGAACCGTCAATATCTATAATCTATTACGTATGCGGCCGACAGAAGACTTTTCCATACGCGGTATCAAGGGGAGATTTCTTCCGCGCTTTGTGCAAGAAACGACCCGGCCGTTTATGATCGTCTTGATCGGTGCCATGTTTGCGATGGCTGCCGATACCGTCAGCCAAACAGCCGTTTGGACACTCGCTGCGGGAAATTCCGGCGGACATATGTCATTCTTTCTCGGCCTGACTTTTATGCTTGGCATGATGCTTGTGGATACAATCGATTCCTTTATCGCTTTTCGAATGCTCAACCAATCGAAGAAAATCAGCCAAACGGTTTCGAAAGCACTGGGCTGGGCTATTGTCGTTCTCGCATATGGCGTGTCTTTCTATGAAGCGCTTACATTCTTTTATCCGGAGGCGGAACTTGATTTCGAGATCGTCGGGATCATCATCTTCTCTTTGCTCGTTATGGCTTTCGTATGGATGAGTTACCTGGAGAGGAAGGGGGAAGGAACGTGTACTTGA
- a CDS encoding DMT family transporter: MVKKHIFGSLYLSLAASIWGGMYVVSKYVLTFVPPFTLLWLRYVIAFLLLAAILFFSREYKIGRRDWFTVAGIGFVGYFLSVGAQFVGTKWSDAHTGALITSASPAFILLFARLILKESLTVRKLCALILSTIGVIIVVGWGSGEQNNLWGDLFLVIAAVTWALLSVFAKQASQRLSSLAVTTYALLFAILYTTPVMFWELSRVDVIFPTRPLLWWGILYLGVVSTAGAFFLWNKGMELMDAGVGSLFFFFQPLVGSFLGWLLLGERLDWRFFAGGIFIIAGVLLSNLQKDKRLYVIKGNPVDWE; this comes from the coding sequence ATGGTAAAAAAGCATATATTCGGTTCACTGTATCTGTCATTGGCTGCAAGTATCTGGGGAGGCATGTATGTTGTCAGCAAATATGTATTAACATTCGTGCCTCCATTCACGCTTCTCTGGTTGCGATATGTGATTGCCTTCTTGCTATTAGCCGCTATTCTGTTTTTCTCGCGAGAGTATAAAATCGGCCGGCGGGATTGGTTCACTGTTGCCGGGATTGGGTTTGTCGGCTATTTCTTGTCGGTCGGAGCGCAATTTGTCGGAACCAAGTGGTCTGATGCACACACGGGTGCATTGATCACGTCAGCATCTCCCGCGTTCATCCTGTTGTTCGCTCGCCTGATATTGAAAGAGTCACTCACTGTACGGAAACTCTGTGCGCTCATCCTTTCGACGATCGGTGTGATCATCGTCGTCGGTTGGGGGAGCGGCGAACAAAACAACTTATGGGGTGATCTATTCCTCGTCATCGCCGCTGTAACTTGGGCGTTACTGTCGGTTTTCGCGAAACAGGCATCGCAGAGGTTATCATCTCTAGCGGTTACGACATATGCCCTTTTGTTTGCGATTCTGTATACAACCCCCGTAATGTTCTGGGAACTGTCAAGAGTAGACGTGATCTTTCCTACCCGTCCGCTTCTTTGGTGGGGCATCCTTTATTTAGGGGTCGTTTCTACGGCCGGTGCCTTCTTCCTATGGAACAAGGGGATGGAACTCATGGATGCGGGTGTGGGTTCTCTCTTTTTCTTCTTTCAACCGCTCGTTGGTTCGTTTCTTGGATGGCTTCTGTTAGGTGAGCGGTTGGATTGGAGATTTTTTGCCGGAGGTATATTCATCATTGCCGGTGTCCTTTTGTCAAATTTACAAAAAGATAAGAGGTTATATGTGATAAAAGGGAATCCGGTAGATTGGGAGTAG
- a CDS encoding sigma-54-dependent Fis family transcriptional regulator — protein sequence MTFGTVSQHIWKRFVHEGVLDASRLQKRITESWFRCKNEGVNPHSGVGKKVLTGDTFDRRKKQNALLLDIAIPYVEKLFEYIKGSHSVVLLIDPQGYVLTMKGDQEVLRLAQTINFVEGVQWTEEEVGTNAIGTALIIKEPITVVGSEHYSLASHQWTCSAAPICDEEGVVMGVINVSSPVQHHHPLTLAAVVSIAYAIEREWKIREQNDRLELIQQSFDLLQTNIPMVICNRKKQIVSASQDVRTEVPQWEMMKVSELQEFRYMERSCTPLYSHRHGRHIGYCIHLKYSKHKVLTHTKKIKESSVSFIFPGETGTSEAFLRTLREVERVAHTDANVHIYGESGTGKELIARAIHQNSAYKDGPFVAVNCGAIPCDLMESELFGYVEGAFTGARRQGHQGKFEQANNGTIFLDEIGEISPSMQVALLRVLQEREVTPIGGKKAIPLNIRVITATHRDLRQMVQDGTFREDLFYRLYVFPIYVPSLRERKEDIPYLIRYYCKKNHWPVEIPDVIMEKIIDYDWPGNIRELFNVLERLRILSGGNAPDPSLVHHLFVHRVGRTSVASWDLSFAEHHKPLTYREELQKREIIQALEKTGGNASLAAKLLNIPRSTFYRRLQKYQL from the coding sequence TTGACGTTTGGAACAGTTTCACAACACATATGGAAACGGTTCGTGCATGAAGGAGTATTGGATGCTTCACGATTACAAAAACGTATCACGGAATCATGGTTTCGTTGTAAAAACGAGGGTGTCAATCCACACTCGGGCGTGGGAAAGAAAGTTCTGACCGGTGATACGTTTGATCGAAGAAAAAAACAAAACGCTTTACTTCTAGACATTGCGATTCCCTATGTAGAAAAATTGTTCGAGTATATCAAAGGTTCCCATTCCGTTGTATTATTGATTGACCCTCAAGGATATGTACTAACCATGAAGGGAGATCAAGAAGTTCTGCGTTTAGCACAAACGATCAACTTTGTCGAGGGGGTTCAATGGACAGAAGAGGAAGTGGGAACCAATGCGATCGGGACGGCGTTGATTATAAAAGAACCTATAACGGTAGTCGGTTCTGAACATTATTCCCTTGCTTCTCATCAATGGACATGTTCTGCCGCCCCCATTTGTGATGAGGAAGGGGTCGTCATGGGAGTGATCAACGTATCCAGTCCCGTTCAACACCACCACCCTCTTACACTCGCTGCAGTCGTATCGATTGCGTATGCAATCGAACGTGAATGGAAAATTCGTGAACAAAATGACCGTCTGGAACTGATTCAGCAGTCCTTCGATTTGCTGCAGACAAATATTCCTATGGTGATTTGTAACCGCAAGAAACAGATCGTCTCTGCCAGCCAGGACGTTCGAACCGAGGTTCCGCAGTGGGAGATGATGAAAGTTTCGGAACTGCAGGAATTTCGGTACATGGAACGAAGTTGTACCCCTTTGTACTCCCATCGTCACGGCAGACACATCGGCTATTGCATTCACCTGAAATATTCAAAGCATAAAGTTCTTACGCATACGAAGAAAATAAAAGAGTCTTCTGTTTCTTTCATTTTTCCGGGAGAAACGGGAACGAGTGAAGCGTTTCTACGAACATTGCGGGAAGTGGAACGAGTTGCTCATACGGATGCGAATGTTCATATTTATGGGGAGAGCGGAACGGGGAAAGAGTTGATTGCCCGCGCGATCCATCAAAACAGTGCATATAAAGACGGGCCCTTTGTTGCTGTCAACTGCGGGGCGATTCCCTGTGACCTGATGGAAAGTGAATTGTTCGGTTACGTAGAAGGTGCGTTTACTGGGGCGCGCCGTCAAGGTCACCAAGGGAAATTTGAACAGGCCAATAACGGAACGATTTTTCTTGACGAAATCGGTGAGATTTCCCCTTCCATGCAGGTTGCATTGTTACGCGTCTTGCAAGAGCGGGAGGTTACACCTATTGGCGGCAAAAAAGCGATCCCACTGAATATCCGCGTGATTACGGCTACTCATCGCGACCTACGTCAAATGGTGCAGGATGGAACGTTTCGTGAGGATCTTTTTTACCGTCTTTATGTTTTTCCGATTTACGTTCCTTCTTTGCGAGAACGGAAAGAGGACATTCCTTACCTAATCCGTTATTATTGCAAAAAGAATCACTGGCCTGTGGAAATACCGGATGTCATTATGGAGAAAATCATTGACTATGATTGGCCCGGAAATATTCGCGAGCTTTTTAATGTATTGGAACGGCTTCGCATCCTCTCGGGAGGAAATGCACCGGATCCTTCTCTTGTCCATCATTTGTTCGTTCATCGTGTGGGTAGGACATCGGTTGCATCATGGGATCTAAGTTTTGCCGAACATCATAAACCTCTTACCTATCGCGAAGAATTACAGAAGCGGGAAATCATTCAGGCCCTCGAGAAAACGGGCGGAAACGCTTCCTTGGCAGCCAAATTGCTAAACATTCCGCGCAGCACATTTTACCGCAGACTGCAAAAATACCAGTTATAA
- a CDS encoding thiamine pyrophosphate-dependent dehydrogenase E1 component subunit alpha — MNMTEAQKQELSRDQAIWMYRKMVEIRKFEDRVHELFARGILPGFVHLYAGEEAVAVGVCAHLNEKDSITSTHRGHGHCIAKECDLNGMMAEIYGKVTGLCKGKGGSMHIADLEKGMLGANGIVGGGFPLACGSALTAKVKGTNAVSVCFFGDGANNQGTFHEGINLAAIWKLPVIFVAENNGYAEATPFTYASSCTDIAQRATGYNIPSVIVDGKDVMAVYKAAQEAVIRARNGEGPTLIECKTYRNYGHFEGDAQKYKKEEEKQIHLDERDSIQIFRKYLLSTKLFTEQELESIDNDVEKAISEAVQFAEESPFPSADELLTDVYVSYK; from the coding sequence ATGAATATGACCGAGGCGCAAAAACAGGAATTATCGCGTGATCAAGCGATTTGGATGTATCGAAAAATGGTGGAAATCCGCAAGTTTGAAGACCGTGTTCATGAACTGTTTGCCCGCGGGATCTTGCCGGGTTTTGTTCATTTGTACGCGGGAGAAGAGGCGGTCGCTGTCGGCGTATGCGCTCATTTGAATGAAAAAGACAGTATTACAAGCACTCACCGCGGACATGGTCATTGTATTGCTAAAGAATGCGATCTGAACGGCATGATGGCGGAAATTTACGGGAAAGTCACGGGGCTGTGCAAAGGAAAAGGCGGCTCGATGCATATTGCCGACCTGGAAAAAGGAATGCTTGGTGCCAATGGAATCGTCGGCGGAGGTTTTCCCCTTGCATGCGGTTCTGCTTTGACTGCGAAGGTAAAAGGGACGAACGCGGTATCCGTTTGTTTCTTTGGAGATGGCGCCAACAATCAGGGAACTTTCCATGAAGGAATTAACTTGGCGGCCATCTGGAAATTACCGGTCATTTTTGTTGCAGAAAACAACGGATACGCGGAGGCCACCCCATTTACCTATGCGTCCAGTTGTACAGATATCGCCCAAAGGGCGACCGGTTATAACATTCCCAGCGTCATCGTGGATGGAAAAGATGTGATGGCAGTATACAAAGCGGCGCAAGAAGCGGTCATCAGAGCGCGAAACGGAGAAGGCCCCACATTGATCGAGTGTAAAACCTACCGCAATTACGGTCACTTCGAGGGAGACGCGCAAAAGTACAAGAAGGAAGAGGAGAAACAAATTCATTTGGATGAGAGAGATTCCATACAAATCTTCCGCAAATATCTATTATCTACCAAACTTTTTACAGAACAGGAACTCGAAAGTATAGATAACGATGTGGAGAAAGCGATTTCAGAAGCTGTGCAATTCGCGGAAGAAAGTCCGTTTCCATCTGCAGACGAACTCTTAACCGATGTCTATGTTTCTTACAAATGA
- a CDS encoding alpha-ketoacid dehydrogenase subunit beta — MSRKISFSDAINEAMRLAMRADENVILLGEDVAGGAQVDHLQDDEAWGGVLGVTKGLVQEFGRERVLDTPISEAGFIGAAVGAAVTGLRPIAELMFNDFVGSCLDQIMNQCAKLRYMFGGKAQVPVTIRTMHGAGFRAAAQHSQSLYAMFTHIPGIKVVVPSTPADAKGLLLASIADNDPVVFFEDKTLYNMKGEVPEGHYIIPLGKADIKREGSDLTIVAIGKQVHTALQAAEMLAKKGIEIEVVDPRSLSPLDEETILASVEKTNRLIVIDEANPRCSVATDIAALVADKGFDLLDGPIKRITAPHTPVPFSPVLEDLYLPTPEKVIQTVSELIGDETIVAIS; from the coding sequence ATGAGCAGAAAAATAAGTTTTTCCGATGCTATCAATGAAGCGATGAGACTGGCGATGCGAGCAGATGAAAACGTGATACTGCTGGGGGAGGACGTGGCCGGAGGCGCGCAAGTGGATCATCTGCAGGATGATGAAGCGTGGGGAGGTGTATTGGGCGTTACCAAAGGGCTGGTACAGGAATTCGGGCGTGAACGCGTTCTCGATACACCGATCAGTGAAGCCGGCTTTATTGGTGCGGCCGTGGGGGCGGCAGTTACCGGTTTACGTCCGATCGCCGAGCTGATGTTCAACGATTTCGTCGGTTCCTGTCTCGACCAGATCATGAATCAATGTGCCAAATTACGTTACATGTTCGGTGGCAAAGCGCAAGTTCCAGTAACGATCCGCACCATGCACGGGGCAGGATTTCGTGCAGCCGCGCAGCATTCGCAAAGTCTGTATGCGATGTTCACACACATCCCGGGAATTAAAGTGGTGGTTCCTTCCACACCTGCGGATGCGAAGGGACTGCTCCTTGCATCCATTGCTGATAACGATCCGGTCGTTTTCTTTGAGGATAAAACCCTTTACAACATGAAAGGTGAGGTACCTGAAGGGCATTATATCATACCGCTGGGAAAAGCAGATATCAAACGGGAAGGGTCGGATCTTACCATTGTTGCTATTGGCAAACAGGTGCACACGGCTCTTCAAGCTGCAGAAATGCTCGCGAAAAAGGGAATTGAAATCGAGGTGGTCGATCCTCGGAGCCTCTCTCCGCTGGATGAAGAGACTATTCTCGCTTCTGTGGAAAAAACGAATCGACTGATCGTCATCGATGAAGCCAACCCGCGTTGCAGCGTAGCTACAGATATTGCAGCCCTTGTTGCGGATAAAGGGTTCGATCTGCTGGATGGACCAATTAAAAGAATTACCGCGCCGCACACACCTGTACCGTTTTCTCCCGTTCTGGAAGACCTCTATTTGCCAACACCGGAGAAAGTCATACAAACGGTTTCCGAATTGATCGGTGATGAAACCATAGTCGCAATTTCTTGA
- a CDS encoding dihydrolipoamide acetyltransferase family protein: MANEVIMPKLGMGMKEGTVVKWLKDVGDPVQKGDAVVVISSEKIEMEVEAPDDGILLEIVVPEGEVVPVGTAIGYIGTPGEKVGMEEKSQSSFAAKEQVAAVAESTQSVATLTPPVKTSKVKITPIARKMAEAAGLDIETLVGTGPQGRITKEDVEKAIEDRTLLSQTQASIQVQHLSLENKSALADLAQEMEEDQTHAERNVVSGMRKVIAARMHESLQQSAQLSMTMTADVSDLLMIQRRAAEEVYNRYELKLTITDFIARAVVFALQQHKQMNSAWIDDSIYTYPYVHLGIAVALEKGLVVPVIRHAERLTLIELAKEIKSLGRRARSGQLNPEEMKGSTFTITNLGAYGVEVFTPVLNPPEAGILGVGAIQDAPVYIGESLQRRHLLPLSLTFDHRVLDGAPAAQFLATVKRYLEQPYSLLF; this comes from the coding sequence ATGGCCAATGAAGTGATCATGCCGAAACTCGGAATGGGAATGAAAGAAGGAACCGTTGTCAAATGGTTAAAAGATGTGGGGGACCCGGTACAAAAGGGAGATGCTGTGGTCGTCATCAGTTCAGAAAAAATCGAGATGGAAGTGGAAGCGCCAGATGACGGAATATTATTGGAAATCGTGGTTCCGGAAGGTGAAGTCGTTCCCGTTGGAACGGCGATCGGTTACATAGGCACGCCGGGAGAAAAAGTGGGAATGGAAGAGAAAAGTCAATCTTCTTTTGCTGCTAAAGAACAAGTGGCGGCAGTAGCCGAATCGACCCAATCGGTTGCGACCCTGACGCCACCGGTGAAGACAAGTAAAGTAAAAATCACACCCATCGCCCGTAAAATGGCAGAGGCAGCCGGTCTGGATATTGAAACATTGGTCGGTACAGGCCCGCAGGGGCGCATCACAAAGGAAGATGTAGAAAAAGCAATCGAAGACCGGACGCTCCTTTCCCAGACTCAGGCGTCGATTCAAGTACAACACTTGTCACTCGAGAATAAAAGTGCTTTGGCGGATCTTGCACAGGAAATGGAGGAGGATCAAACTCACGCAGAGCGCAATGTTGTCAGCGGTATGAGAAAAGTGATTGCCGCACGCATGCATGAAAGTTTGCAACAGAGTGCTCAACTTTCCATGACCATGACCGCAGATGTAAGTGATTTGCTCATGATACAAAGACGAGCGGCAGAAGAAGTGTACAACCGTTACGAACTGAAACTGACCATCACCGATTTTATTGCCCGTGCAGTTGTATTCGCCCTGCAGCAGCATAAACAAATGAACAGCGCTTGGATCGATGACAGCATCTATACGTATCCGTATGTGCATCTGGGAATCGCAGTCGCCCTTGAGAAAGGGTTGGTGGTTCCTGTGATCCGCCATGCCGAACGACTTACTCTCATCGAACTGGCGAAAGAGATCAAATCCCTTGGACGGCGTGCACGCAGTGGTCAATTGAATCCTGAGGAAATGAAAGGATCGACGTTTACCATCACCAATCTGGGCGCCTATGGAGTAGAAGTTTTCACTCCCGTGCTCAATCCGCCGGAAGCAGGAATTCTCGGTGTCGGCGCCATTCAAGATGCACCTGTGTATATCGGAGAATCTTTACAACGCCGCCATCTGTTGCCATTAAGTTTAACGTTTGATCATCGTGTCCTCGATGGGGCTCCTGCAGCCCAGTTTCTTGCAACTGTAAAACGTTATCTCGAACAACCATACAGTCTGTTGTTTTAG
- the lpdA gene encoding dihydrolipoyl dehydrogenase — protein MSTVAIIGGGPSGYVAAITAARLGKQVILIEEAELGGTCLNEGCMPTKSLLESVNVYDKVKQADRFGIDLPADQVQLNWKRVQQYKNKVVKKLVMGIGYLMKKNQIRVVRGRASLLNDQLLQVDTEKGKEEISAEQIIIATGSEPIALPFAPFDGQWIIHSKHALELSEIPSSLLIIGGGVIGCEFASIFSRLGSKVTIIEAASQILPQEDEDTAAILQQQLQKDGVVIHTSATVKQVDRQTKRVTLQKEEQLEEITADLVLVSIGRKPRVTELGLEQIGVHYTSRGIEVNEHMQTNVSHIYACGDVIGGIQLAHIAFHEGMVAASNACGKTKTINYRAVPRCIYTWPEIAAVGLTEKEARAAYGDIRIGEFPFSANGKALIHHEQIGKVKVIVHPEFQEIIGLSIIGPHATELIGEGTMMLHAEMTVDAMEDFIAAHPTLSEAVHEAVLSAVGQAVHM, from the coding sequence ATGAGTACCGTAGCCATAATCGGCGGGGGGCCATCCGGTTATGTGGCCGCCATTACGGCTGCCCGATTGGGGAAACAAGTGATCCTTATTGAAGAGGCGGAACTGGGCGGAACGTGTTTAAACGAAGGTTGTATGCCGACAAAGTCGTTATTGGAAAGTGTAAACGTGTACGACAAGGTGAAACAAGCGGATCGTTTCGGTATTGATCTGCCCGCGGATCAAGTACAACTCAACTGGAAGCGGGTACAACAGTATAAAAACAAAGTAGTAAAAAAACTGGTCATGGGTATCGGGTATTTGATGAAGAAAAATCAAATTCGAGTCGTAAGAGGAAGAGCTTCTTTATTAAACGATCAGCTTCTGCAAGTGGATACAGAAAAAGGAAAAGAGGAAATTTCTGCAGAGCAAATCATTATAGCGACTGGCTCTGAACCGATCGCGTTGCCGTTCGCTCCGTTTGATGGCCAATGGATCATCCATAGCAAACATGCTCTCGAGCTATCAGAAATTCCTTCATCCCTTCTCATTATTGGCGGAGGTGTGATCGGTTGTGAATTTGCTAGTATATTCAGTCGTTTGGGCAGTAAGGTAACAATCATAGAAGCGGCGAGTCAAATACTTCCGCAGGAGGATGAGGATACGGCGGCCATTTTGCAGCAACAATTGCAAAAAGACGGTGTCGTCATACATACCTCGGCGACAGTAAAACAAGTGGATCGTCAAACGAAACGAGTAACCTTGCAGAAAGAAGAGCAGTTGGAGGAGATCACGGCCGATCTCGTTCTGGTGTCGATTGGGAGGAAGCCGCGTGTTACAGAGCTGGGACTTGAACAGATCGGTGTTCATTATACGTCTCGGGGAATCGAAGTCAACGAACACATGCAGACAAATGTTTCACACATATACGCTTGTGGCGATGTGATCGGCGGTATTCAACTGGCACATATTGCTTTTCATGAAGGTATGGTGGCAGCTTCGAACGCTTGCGGGAAGACGAAAACGATCAACTATCGCGCGGTTCCGCGCTGTATTTACACATGGCCGGAGATCGCTGCAGTCGGGTTGACAGAAAAAGAAGCGAGAGCAGCATACGGGGATATCCGTATCGGTGAGTTTCCTTTTTCGGCTAACGGAAAAGCATTGATTCATCATGAGCAAATCGGCAAAGTGAAAGTGATCGTTCATCCCGAATTTCAAGAGATTATCGGGCTTTCTATTATAGGGCCGCATGCCACTGAATTGATCGGAGAAGGAACGATGATGCTTCATGCGGAGATGACCGTCGATGCAATGGAAGATTTCATCGCCGCACATCCCACTCTCTCCGAAGCCGTTCACGAAGCTGTACTCAGTGCCGTCGGTCAGGCTGTTCATATGTAA